One segment of Thermococcus profundus DNA contains the following:
- a CDS encoding CRISPR-associated endonuclease Cas3'' → MNACAYFENGTCVETMEAHIRRGLDIIEGLYLRRGYASFLSRVLNVDPKLAGEVLKKTHIIHDVGKCLEGFQKRREKFRFHEFYSALVAGEVFGKYGGVGDVMSVAILLHHHDWVRYRSPEKPKNLELCNDCLSVLEELSGERLPRELPWKKWNEFMQEAEEVMRRNLKGVYSLLLPLVVADNYAAALNRGGTGSTLGREIFEVLNVRGWDVARGLSGGL, encoded by the coding sequence ATGAACGCGTGTGCATATTTTGAGAATGGAACATGTGTAGAAACGATGGAAGCCCACATAAGGCGGGGCCTCGATATCATTGAGGGACTGTATCTTCGCAGGGGCTATGCTAGCTTCCTCTCCAGGGTTTTGAACGTGGATCCTAAGCTCGCAGGGGAAGTTCTGAAAAAAACCCACATCATTCACGACGTTGGAAAGTGCCTCGAAGGATTTCAGAAAAGACGGGAAAAGTTCCGATTTCATGAGTTTTATTCTGCTCTTGTGGCGGGAGAGGTCTTCGGGAAATACGGGGGAGTGGGGGATGTAATGTCCGTCGCGATACTCCTCCACCATCACGACTGGGTTAGGTACAGAAGCCCTGAGAAACCAAAGAACCTTGAGCTTTGTAATGACTGTTTATCCGTACTCGAAGAGCTTTCGGGAGAAAGGCTACCTAGGGAACTCCCATGGAAAAAGTGGAATGAATTTATGCAAGAAGCAGAAGAAGTCATGAGAAGAAACCTGAAAGGCGTTTATTCGCTTCTGCTTCCTCTGGTCGTTGCAGACAACTACGCTGCGGCATTAAACAGGGGTGGAACTGGCAGCACCCTTGGAAGAGAGATCTTTGAAGTCCTAAACGTTAGGGGGTGGGACGTTGCTCGTGGTCTTTCCGGTGGGCTTTGA
- the cas3 gene encoding CRISPR-associated helicase Cas3': MKAFEKALLKLAEAKGFEPERRPLLEEAFHLITSSENPPFLVLQAPTGYGKTLLSFALAVHSLWDASIFDRVIHVLPMRSIIEDIQKTAEEAFGFSRTKMMGSSGEFLHLFPLNITTADTFTWDLLKLNTKKRHRIKAGLEFGYDYLTQASILTSLIIFDEAHFLLEDESMVTAFLSVIEFLTSQKVPIVVMTATLSEAHRRIFEKYAKKNGYDFRVLSPQEDDPFIERELKKEVDIEFKQGNPLDFIEPGKRNAIIVNSVKRAVELFNKAKNDPYIWPESEGIMLIHGRMTPSHKRELVRRLREWIKDGNFLLIGTQAVEAGVDFSVDTMVTDRAPINSLLQRFGRVARYGSEMKAKIVVLEDAPCGPYPEDKVEKTVKLMKESQLLPRVPDTYQAIVTEVHGEKLTSITKNVNRKLKGTLVKLMADHTKRAPHVLSAIEHLTASGTPVMRGFLIPLSVGGEAVLISPSKLVELYSRGVVEIKGWKGEMQNLNDAYKVAKSIALGENVEVVFTGEYDWERGIQ, encoded by the coding sequence TTGAAAGCTTTTGAGAAGGCACTCCTGAAGCTCGCGGAGGCAAAGGGGTTCGAGCCGGAGAGAAGGCCCCTACTTGAGGAGGCATTTCATCTTATCACCTCCTCCGAGAATCCACCTTTTTTAGTTCTCCAGGCCCCCACAGGCTACGGAAAAACTCTCCTAAGCTTTGCCCTGGCGGTTCACTCCCTTTGGGACGCCTCCATCTTTGATAGGGTAATTCACGTTCTCCCAATGCGTTCGATCATAGAAGACATCCAGAAAACAGCGGAGGAGGCATTTGGGTTCTCCAGAACCAAGATGATGGGGTCAAGCGGTGAGTTCCTCCACCTCTTTCCGCTCAACATCACCACCGCGGACACGTTCACATGGGATCTGCTAAAGCTCAACACAAAGAAGAGGCACAGGATTAAAGCTGGCTTGGAGTTTGGCTATGATTACTTAACCCAGGCCTCGATACTGACCTCGCTGATAATCTTCGATGAAGCCCACTTCCTTCTTGAGGACGAATCAATGGTGACTGCATTTCTATCAGTTATTGAGTTCCTCACATCCCAGAAAGTTCCCATCGTGGTTATGACCGCCACATTATCGGAAGCTCACAGGAGAATCTTCGAGAAATACGCAAAGAAAAACGGCTACGACTTCCGCGTTTTATCCCCCCAGGAGGACGATCCATTCATCGAGAGAGAGCTGAAAAAAGAGGTTGATATCGAGTTCAAGCAAGGAAATCCCCTCGATTTCATAGAACCGGGAAAGAGAAACGCAATTATAGTGAACTCGGTTAAAAGAGCCGTTGAGCTGTTTAACAAAGCCAAGAACGATCCATATATTTGGCCTGAAAGCGAGGGAATTATGCTGATCCATGGCAGAATGACACCAAGTCACAAACGGGAGCTTGTCAGACGCTTGAGAGAGTGGATAAAAGATGGGAATTTCCTCCTCATCGGAACGCAGGCGGTCGAAGCGGGCGTTGACTTTTCAGTTGACACTATGGTCACGGACAGAGCACCTATAAATTCCCTCCTCCAGCGCTTTGGAAGGGTGGCCCGATATGGGAGTGAAATGAAAGCGAAAATAGTCGTCCTTGAAGATGCACCCTGCGGACCATATCCAGAGGATAAAGTCGAAAAGACAGTAAAGTTGATGAAGGAAAGCCAGCTCCTTCCGAGGGTGCCGGACACATATCAGGCAATAGTTACGGAGGTTCACGGGGAGAAGCTAACATCCATCACAAAGAACGTTAATCGGAAGCTCAAAGGGACTCTTGTCAAGCTCATGGCGGATCATACCAAAAGAGCACCCCATGTTCTAAGTGCGATAGAGCACTTAACCGCCAGTGGCACTCCGGTTATGCGAGGATTCCTAATTCCGCTTTCAGTGGGGGGTGAAGCCGTACTGATAAGCCCCTCCAAGCTGGTGGAGCTTTACTCCAGGGGAGTCGTGGAGATAAAGGGTTGGAAGGGAGAGATGCAGAACTTAAACGATGCCTACAAAGTGGCGAAATCAATTGCATTAGGAGAGAACGTTGAGGTTGTCTTCACGGGCGAGTACGACTGGGAGCGTGGTATCCAATGA
- the cas8a2 gene encoding type I-A CRISPR-associated protein Cas8a2/Csx9, with product MLLEALSSYPYEGLTRELLALGMSWVIMDAGIEPDEEELADAIEGALKSLGNRMKVHTSKMGRNDRSSFDKVLKAWFGRSAPETYGELFELVVKETIKLLRDGKIDPIESLSTIKTDKNGTYLGVVYNREQAILPAIIKQPEYYERQSGFLSPTTSQKAQIRMDPLWFSFIALGFFTGFAGFIGGKYYLMTKPGIEGFWPYEVEDVIEKGILPLTGAGASGRISLSTEELYEMKLAMKLAEEGRNVAEEVYPVTLHLISLEGQVYTELKTIQLNLTGLSEYMTEYVKRIESVGIGGLPLLVELKDRNATVRKYPLWALVDIAEKELWKGVNGDGEMLAYIFLKDLYRAINSGRRELLRDAVFRLFRQGRALLEGSGRASGEFRKVMKTFMWQEHLGVLL from the coding sequence TTGCTCCTTGAGGCTCTCTCAAGCTATCCCTACGAAGGTCTAACCAGAGAACTGCTCGCCTTGGGCATGTCGTGGGTTATAATGGACGCCGGGATTGAACCCGACGAAGAAGAGCTTGCCGATGCAATTGAGGGGGCATTGAAATCCCTTGGTAACAGGATGAAGGTTCACACTTCAAAAATGGGAAGAAATGACAGAAGTTCCTTTGACAAGGTTCTGAAGGCATGGTTCGGGAGGAGTGCTCCTGAAACCTACGGTGAACTCTTTGAGCTTGTGGTTAAGGAAACCATAAAACTGCTCAGGGACGGAAAGATAGACCCAATTGAGTCATTATCCACAATAAAAACAGATAAAAACGGGACATATCTCGGAGTAGTGTACAACAGGGAGCAGGCCATTTTGCCGGCGATAATCAAGCAACCGGAGTATTACGAACGCCAGAGCGGATTTCTAAGTCCTACAACCAGCCAGAAGGCCCAGATACGCATGGATCCCCTGTGGTTCTCTTTTATAGCCTTAGGCTTCTTCACGGGCTTCGCAGGCTTCATAGGGGGAAAGTACTACCTGATGACAAAGCCGGGGATTGAGGGTTTCTGGCCCTATGAGGTTGAGGATGTCATTGAGAAAGGTATCCTCCCCTTAACAGGTGCCGGAGCCTCGGGCAGAATCTCTCTGAGCACGGAAGAGCTCTACGAGATGAAGCTGGCGATGAAGCTCGCTGAGGAAGGACGGAACGTCGCTGAGGAAGTTTATCCTGTGACACTACACCTGATAAGCCTTGAAGGACAGGTTTACACCGAGCTCAAGACCATACAGCTTAACTTGACGGGATTAAGCGAGTACATGACCGAATACGTGAAGAGAATAGAGTCCGTCGGCATTGGAGGCCTGCCCCTTCTCGTAGAGCTCAAAGATAGGAACGCTACGGTTCGGAAATACCCTCTCTGGGCCCTTGTGGATATCGCAGAAAAGGAACTCTGGAAGGGCGTCAACGGTGACGGTGAGATGTTGGCATATATCTTCCTCAAAGACCTGTACAGGGCCATTAACAGCGGAAGGCGGGAGTTACTCAGAGACGCCGTTTTCAGACTGTTCCGGCAGGGCAGGGCCCTTCTGGAGGGTAGCGGCAGGGCAAGTGGGGAGTTTCGGAAGGTTATGAAAACCTTCATGTGGCAGGAACACCTGGGGGTGCTACTTTGA
- the cas5a gene encoding type I-A CRISPR-associated protein Cas5a — translation MVPLTLFLKVQLRPTGIIALRALPQSKMRTALRYVPPTTLIGAIAYPLLHISGNRGETTYEKKNFKSKAESVMSLFKWVTIKTEGRPKLYGSLLKINTIYRGKVQSAVTSFPFAVFYGDSTNSLTAAYFVDEDVLSESTYSTKDLERASWGITRLGSRESIVSVEDVKKGKVQLREANNVKTAYAFPFKGVNVQGKGTLQMVVDWRSGIGDYSNAKRMVMFYPEGTVEVQGRLSIAELDGEVVVLAP, via the coding sequence GTGGTTCCTTTGACTTTATTTTTAAAAGTTCAGCTGAGGCCCACCGGGATAATAGCCCTCCGCGCTCTCCCTCAGAGCAAGATGCGCACTGCACTGCGTTACGTTCCACCGACCACACTGATAGGTGCAATAGCGTACCCTCTCCTCCACATCAGCGGCAACAGAGGAGAGACCACTTACGAGAAGAAAAACTTCAAAAGCAAAGCGGAATCCGTAATGAGCCTCTTTAAGTGGGTCACTATTAAGACGGAGGGCAGACCAAAGCTCTATGGTTCCCTCCTGAAAATCAATACAATTTACCGCGGGAAAGTACAGAGTGCAGTAACTTCGTTCCCCTTTGCAGTTTTCTATGGAGACTCCACCAACTCCCTAACAGCCGCGTATTTTGTTGATGAGGACGTTCTCTCCGAGAGTACCTACAGTACAAAAGACCTAGAGAGAGCATCATGGGGAATAACGAGGCTTGGCTCAAGAGAGTCGATAGTCAGCGTTGAAGACGTGAAGAAAGGAAAAGTGCAGCTTCGCGAGGCAAATAATGTCAAAACAGCATATGCATTCCCCTTTAAGGGAGTTAACGTGCAGGGTAAAGGAACTCTCCAAATGGTCGTTGACTGGCGCTCAGGAATCGGCGACTACTCCAACGCCAAACGCATGGTAATGTTTTACCCCGAAGGAACAGTTGAGGTCCAAGGGAGACTGTCGATTGCAGAACTCGATGGGGAGGTGGTTGTCCTTGCTCCTTGA
- the cas7a gene encoding type I-A CRISPR-associated protein Cas7/Csa2, translating into MFLSVGVRFEANVEALNMVETAGNYGKHRRVPYLVEEEGKLKTVYVPAMSGESLAHAYQEHLVREALSAGLPVCDDCQRGEFYKSMNKVHLKKKVDPIPDNPKSIEEAIVKACVVEDVGGFLYAEKPPVRRSSAFQVSYALPVKSVALFATSEPQLHARHAQMDASSKKGNASEQMIYYVETGTALYGFTFNLDLDAVGVSAITSKPILDEDEIKKRREASLKALFRMLSSSQFGAKLSRFFPVGGITELVVAATDYPFVVTSPIYDDYIVKTKKRLEVLRSFGEESFLAVAGEEKVPEEALKEAIDYLHEKGAF; encoded by the coding sequence ATGTTTTTAAGCGTTGGAGTCAGGTTTGAGGCCAACGTTGAGGCCCTCAACATGGTCGAAACGGCCGGAAACTACGGCAAGCACAGGCGCGTTCCTTACCTAGTTGAGGAGGAGGGTAAACTGAAGACGGTCTATGTGCCAGCCATGAGCGGCGAAAGCCTAGCCCATGCATACCAGGAGCACCTCGTTAGGGAGGCTCTCTCCGCAGGTCTACCCGTCTGTGATGACTGCCAGAGGGGCGAGTTCTACAAGTCCATGAACAAAGTGCATCTTAAGAAAAAGGTCGACCCAATTCCGGATAATCCCAAATCTATCGAAGAAGCCATTGTAAAGGCCTGCGTTGTTGAAGACGTTGGTGGTTTTCTATACGCTGAGAAGCCACCGGTTAGAAGAAGCTCCGCCTTCCAGGTAAGCTACGCCCTCCCAGTCAAGTCAGTTGCTCTCTTCGCCACATCTGAGCCTCAACTTCACGCCAGGCACGCGCAGATGGACGCATCGAGCAAGAAGGGTAACGCCTCCGAGCAGATGATATACTACGTTGAAACTGGCACCGCACTCTACGGCTTCACATTCAACCTGGACCTTGACGCAGTAGGCGTGAGCGCGATAACATCAAAACCCATACTCGATGAAGACGAGATAAAGAAGAGACGCGAGGCGTCGCTAAAGGCACTCTTCAGAATGCTATCATCCAGTCAGTTTGGAGCTAAGCTCTCCCGCTTCTTCCCAGTTGGGGGCATAACGGAGCTTGTTGTGGCAGCCACGGACTATCCCTTCGTCGTCACCTCGCCAATTTACGACGACTATATAGTGAAAACTAAGAAGAGGCTGGAAGTCCTCAGGAGCTTTGGGGAAGAGAGCTTCCTTGCCGTGGCGGGAGAGGAGAAAGTCCCAGAAGAGGCTCTGAAGGAGGCGATTGACTACCTCCACGAAAAGGGAGCCTTCTGA
- the csa5 gene encoding type I-A CRISPR-associated protein Csa5, giving the protein MVNTEYGGIVKMLRFFVQTKNFSYVDRIGNALNPEPVEVALLEALRAFRSIRESAPIDKNGRMYVEKDGNKIPVPGIPSDEEIKKFLDDVRSDMGVAKLVATLALAYPSRKENSGGGE; this is encoded by the coding sequence ATGGTAAACACAGAGTATGGAGGAATCGTGAAAATGCTGAGGTTCTTTGTCCAGACGAAGAACTTCAGCTATGTAGACAGGATTGGAAACGCACTGAATCCGGAACCCGTTGAAGTAGCCCTTCTTGAGGCTCTCAGGGCATTTAGGTCAATTAGAGAGAGCGCCCCCATCGACAAGAACGGGAGAATGTACGTGGAGAAGGACGGGAATAAGATCCCCGTGCCGGGAATTCCAAGCGATGAGGAGATAAAGAAGTTCCTCGACGATGTTCGCTCGGATATGGGAGTTGCCAAACTCGTGGCAACCCTCGCTCTCGCGTATCCCTCAAGGAAGGAAAACTCGGGAGGTGGTGAATGA